The following proteins come from a genomic window of Flavobacteriaceae bacterium MAR_2010_188:
- a CDS encoding UDP-N-acetylmuramate: L-alanyl-gamma-D-glutamyl-meso-diaminopimelate ligase: MKVHFIAIGGSAMHNLAIALKNKDYVVTGSDDEIFEPSKSRLDSKGLLPESFGWYPEKIISDLDAVILGMHAKADNPELLRAEELGLTIYSYPEFLFEQSKHKTRVVIGGSHGKTTITSMILHVMHYHGKDVDYMVGAQLEGFDVMVKLTEENDFIILEGDEYLSSPIDRRPKFHLYKPNIALLSGIAWDHINVFPTYENYVEQFKIFIDSIVNGGSITYNAEDKDVAKVVEESQNTIRKIPYYTPEYTVENGTTMLETPEGKLPIEVFGDHNLNNLAGAKWVCQHMGVDEDDFYEAISSFKGASKRLELIAEGKNSIAYKDFAHSPSKVKASTAAVKQQYGDRKLIACLELHTYSSLNAEFLKEYQGTLDAADVAVVFYSPHALEIKKLDVISKDQIAAAFERDDLIIYTDPKLFKEFLFSQKFENTSLLLMSSGDYGGLDFAELKEKIS, translated from the coding sequence ATGAAAGTTCATTTTATTGCCATCGGAGGAAGCGCCATGCACAATTTGGCTATCGCCTTAAAGAATAAAGATTATGTGGTTACAGGCAGTGACGATGAGATTTTTGAGCCTTCAAAATCTAGGTTAGATTCAAAAGGCTTACTTCCAGAAAGCTTTGGCTGGTATCCTGAGAAAATAATTTCAGACCTAGATGCGGTTATTTTGGGAATGCACGCTAAAGCAGATAATCCAGAATTGCTTAGAGCTGAAGAGCTGGGTTTGACGATTTATTCTTATCCAGAATTTTTATTTGAACAATCCAAACATAAAACCAGAGTCGTTATTGGCGGTAGTCACGGTAAAACTACTATAACCTCTATGATTCTGCACGTGATGCATTATCACGGAAAGGATGTAGATTATATGGTAGGTGCCCAACTCGAAGGATTTGATGTAATGGTAAAACTTACCGAAGAAAATGATTTTATAATTCTTGAAGGAGATGAATACCTGAGTTCACCAATCGATAGGCGGCCAAAATTTCATCTATATAAACCAAATATTGCATTATTGAGCGGAATAGCTTGGGACCACATTAATGTCTTTCCGACCTATGAGAATTATGTAGAACAGTTTAAAATTTTCATTGATAGTATCGTAAACGGCGGAAGCATCACCTACAACGCCGAAGATAAGGACGTGGCTAAAGTAGTTGAAGAATCCCAGAATACTATCCGCAAAATTCCATATTACACTCCAGAATATACAGTAGAAAACGGAACTACAATGCTAGAAACCCCAGAAGGTAAATTACCGATTGAAGTTTTTGGCGACCATAATTTAAACAACCTGGCTGGTGCTAAATGGGTCTGTCAGCATATGGGAGTAGACGAAGACGACTTTTACGAAGCTATTTCAAGTTTTAAAGGTGCCAGCAAACGCTTAGAATTAATTGCTGAAGGAAAGAATAGTATTGCTTATAAGGACTTTGCTCATTCACCATCGAAGGTCAAGGCTTCTACCGCCGCAGTAAAACAGCAATACGGTGACCGCAAGTTGATTGCTTGTTTAGAGCTTCATACTTATAGCAGTCTTAATGCTGAATTTTTAAAAGAGTATCAAGGTACTTTAGACGCGGCAGATGTTGCGGTAGTTTTTTATTCGCCCCACGCACTCGAGATTAAAAAATTAGATGTTATTTCTAAAGATCAGATTGCGGCGGCTTTTGAAAGAGATGATTTAATTATTTACACCGATCCAAAACTTTTTAAAGAATTTCTCTTTTCTCAAAAGTTTGAAAATACTTCGCTACTATTGATGAGTTCGGGAGATTACGGAGGACTTGATTTTGCCGAATTAAAGGAGAAGATTTCTTAA
- a CDS encoding putative hydrolase of the HAD superfamily: MKLNNIKHVFFDLDHTLWDFDRNSELTFQKIFELNEVGVEIKKFIEIYSPINLQYWKLYREEKISKEDLRYRRLKDAFDGLNHNIHDDTIDKLSVDYIEFLTTYNHLLDGTVDILKYLSKDYQLHIITNGFEEAQLRKMTNSQITSYFKTITNSEMVGVKKPNPKIFEFALEKAEANKEESVMIGDNFEADIEGALNVGIDAIFYNYHLDSPREEIKTVHSLLEIKQYL; the protein is encoded by the coding sequence ATGAAATTGAATAATATTAAGCACGTTTTTTTTGACCTAGATCATACCTTATGGGATTTTGACCGCAATTCTGAACTCACTTTTCAAAAGATTTTTGAACTTAATGAAGTTGGTGTCGAAATTAAAAAATTCATAGAAATCTACTCACCGATAAACCTGCAGTATTGGAAGTTATATCGAGAGGAAAAAATCTCGAAAGAAGATTTAAGATACAGGAGATTAAAAGATGCTTTTGATGGCCTAAATCATAACATTCACGATGATACAATCGATAAATTATCAGTTGATTATATTGAATTTCTCACGACTTATAATCATCTTTTAGATGGCACGGTAGATATCTTGAAGTATTTGTCGAAGGATTATCAACTTCACATCATCACCAACGGTTTTGAAGAAGCCCAACTTAGAAAGATGACCAATTCGCAAATAACGTCATATTTTAAGACCATTACTAATTCTGAAATGGTTGGGGTGAAGAAACCAAATCCTAAGATTTTTGAGTTTGCCTTAGAAAAAGCTGAAGCCAATAAGGAAGAAAGCGTAATGATCGGTGATAATTTTGAAGCTGATATTGAAGGCGCGCTCAATGTGGGAATAGATGCCATATTTTATAATTACCACTTGGATTCTCCAAGAGAGGAAATTAAAACTGTGCATTCTCTACTAGAAATTAAACAATATCTTTAA
- a CDS encoding DNA repair protein RadC: MAKNGESFPINKWSQDDQPREKLLYKGKLALSDAELVAILIGSGNREESAVTLCQRILKSANNNLNELGKLTVQELMKFKGIGEAKAISIIAALELGRRRRGEDALVKSKITSSQSVFELLHPIIGDLLHEEFWIVYLNNSNKVIQSSQLSKGGITGTLVDVRLVMKTAIQLNATGIILAHNHPSGALTPSEADKQITKKLKIAGENLDIKILDHLIVTDKEYYSFADEGIL, from the coding sequence ATGGCAAAAAATGGTGAATCTTTCCCGATAAATAAGTGGTCTCAAGACGACCAGCCAAGAGAAAAATTGCTTTATAAAGGCAAGCTCGCTTTGAGCGATGCCGAACTCGTTGCCATTTTAATTGGGTCGGGCAATCGCGAAGAAAGTGCGGTAACCCTTTGCCAACGTATCTTAAAAAGTGCCAACAATAATCTTAATGAACTTGGCAAACTTACCGTCCAAGAACTTATGAAGTTTAAAGGAATTGGCGAGGCAAAAGCCATTAGCATCATTGCGGCCTTAGAATTAGGAAGACGCAGAAGGGGAGAAGATGCCTTAGTTAAAAGTAAGATTACGTCTAGTCAATCGGTTTTTGAATTGCTGCATCCCATTATCGGAGATTTGCTTCACGAAGAATTCTGGATTGTATATCTTAATAATTCTAATAAGGTTATTCAGAGCAGTCAGCTAAGTAAAGGCGGTATTACTGGCACCTTAGTAGACGTTCGTTTGGTAATGAAGACGGCCATTCAGCTCAATGCTACGGGAATCATTCTGGCGCACAATCACCCATCTGGCGCATTAACTCCTAGTGAGGCCGACAAGCAAATCACCAAGAAATTAAAAATTGCGGGAGAAAATCTCGACATAAAAATACTAGACCATCTTATCGTAACGGATAAGGAATATTATAGCTTTGCAGATGAAGGAATTTTATAG
- a CDS encoding Tetratricopeptide repeat-containing protein, whose product MKFLLFLLVPIYIFAQDPYTEAKSFMDKKDYIKAENVLKTLVKNSPNNLKAIELLGDAYGSQEKWDQAIESYKKLVEAQPKTANFQYKHGGAMGMKALKVNKLHALTMIDDIKEAFTTAAKLDSKHVETRWALVELYMQLPGIVGGSVDKAMLYANELQEISKVDGYLAKGYIYEQEDDAERAEKYYKNAITIGGSMMCYEKLTDFYEKQKEPLKAIENIEEAHTKHQRNALHYQLGKVAAEYKISLDKGEICLITYIKNYNIADGVPIAWAHYRLAQIYKMKGNKENALEHIDLAISDLPKIKTFKSEKEEIMKL is encoded by the coding sequence ATGAAATTTTTACTTTTTCTATTAGTTCCCATCTATATTTTCGCTCAAGACCCATATACAGAGGCCAAGTCTTTTATGGATAAAAAGGATTATATAAAGGCTGAAAATGTGTTAAAGACTCTGGTAAAAAATAGTCCAAATAACTTGAAGGCAATCGAGTTACTTGGCGATGCTTACGGAAGTCAAGAAAAATGGGACCAAGCGATTGAAAGCTATAAGAAATTGGTAGAGGCACAGCCTAAGACTGCAAATTTTCAATATAAACATGGCGGTGCGATGGGGATGAAGGCTTTAAAAGTTAATAAGCTTCATGCGCTTACCATGATCGACGATATAAAAGAAGCGTTCACCACCGCGGCAAAACTAGATTCTAAGCACGTAGAAACACGATGGGCGCTGGTTGAGTTATATATGCAACTGCCAGGTATTGTTGGCGGCAGCGTGGACAAAGCGATGCTTTATGCCAATGAACTTCAAGAAATTTCTAAGGTGGATGGCTATTTAGCGAAAGGATATATTTACGAGCAAGAAGATGATGCCGAGCGTGCCGAAAAATATTATAAAAATGCAATAACCATTGGAGGTTCCATGATGTGTTACGAAAAACTGACCGACTTCTACGAAAAGCAAAAAGAACCTTTAAAGGCCATTGAAAATATTGAGGAAGCACATACAAAGCACCAAAGAAATGCCTTGCATTATCAGTTAGGTAAAGTAGCGGCAGAGTATAAAATATCATTGGACAAAGGCGAGATTTGTTTGATTACCTACATCAAAAATTACAACATTGCAGATGGCGTTCCGATTGCGTGGGCCCACTATAGACTTGCCCAAATCTATAAGATGAAAGGAAATAAGGAAAATGCGCTAGAACATATCGATTTGGCAATTTCTGACCTTCCTAAAATCAAGACTTTTAAATCGGAAAAGGAAGAGATTATGAAGTTGTGA
- a CDS encoding Alpha-2-macroglobulin family protein — MKIFISILILAFTTQIGFSQNNDYSKLWKEVNKLEQDGLPKSALEKLTEIEKLAKTDKNEPQQIKILLYKSKYAQIIEEDSQLKIISDFKSQIKKADSPTKNVLESYLATIYWQYFQQNRYKFYNRTKTTSKVDSTDFRTWDLETLFSEIEIHFQNSLKNSDLLKQTKVEAFSDLLIEGKASKEFRPTLFDLLAHNALTFYETDENSITKPANKFIIDEQKYLEKAEVFKDVKIISADSSSSKLKTLMIFQELIKFHFDENNIPALIDADIDRLLFVKNNSTILNKDEVFINVLKESSQKFSSSEFSGLYDFELAKFYIEGSEDYNPKEAVTICNSVIKRFPKSLAAQKCEVLKSTIEKSTLMILSEDFLPIDKPSKLLVKHKNLNEISIQIYKVTNEQLRELDSKYRTDQQESFFRKLDILKTIDYKLTNELDYKEHTTEIVIPGLENGHYIFKADTDDEKSIFAFQSIQVTDFALVEKNEDENYIFQIINRLSGEPIVDANIAFSYQINGNQQFQNKSYSTDKKGQFLVEKSSEVLRNIKILVSKDKQKAYFDNLYIYRDNNSSQPESEQFATSIFTDRSIYRPGQFVYFKAIAFKTINHKSEVLPNEILHAILHDVKNQEVKNLELKTNEFGSVSGEFILPNNGLTGQYYIEIKGENKLITAETFFSVEEYKRPKFKAEFKPNEQTVQVNDSVTMHGNALSYAGSAITDAKVVYRVHRKVQLPIWYYWSRPAYNSEPQEITRGETTTDSEGNFEIEFKAIPDESVDKKNLPIFNYEVTAEVTDINGETRTATTIVNVGYHTTLVKIIMDEQWQKSKKDQKIIVQTENLNGEKVKSTGTLKIYKLIAPESVLRVRPWEAPDYKSLTKEEFKKLFPYEAYSDEDKPENWEKAELVFSEKFISNDSTAIILKNLEKWESGLYVTVAETEDSYGQLVKDEKRFYLIGSNDKKIADNQLLKIALDKDDYNINDKIEITIGSAAENLVVTIDVEKDHKKVETHIVNLKDEKKTITIPVEKNDLGGFAILYSYAYMNYYESGSMVISVPYPNSDLKIETMTFRDKLEPGIDETWEFKIKGPKDEEVSSELLASMYDLSLDQFREHQWSFDPLNKQSYFTYNTRSANRSFGTQYFRIIDEGLNAMAYPQLEYDELNWFGFNFGNFRDDDIKIRGMSTQAVQAPESLEEDVVMALSGKVSGVNIGDDAMNKNYDNREEENISSDNKNKTKTSFENISIRKNLEETAFFFPHLKTDSEGNISFSFKTPEALTSWKLQLLAHTKNLESKVTTLQTVTQKELMVIPNAPRFLREGDEIVISSKISNLSDKNLSGDATLILTDPFTGNDITNQILDLTSGSEVRNFSVDQFSNSEVSWTLTVPKSLQAVQYKIIAKAGEFSDGEQNALPVLTKRKLVTETLPMWVKSNESRTFTLDKLKNNTSSTLTNHKLTLEVTSNPAWYAVQSLPYLMEYPYDCNEQIFSRIYANSLASHIANSNPRIKEVFDQWASADVLISNLEKNEELKSILIEQTPWVRDAADETEQKKRIGLLFNINKMSDELTNAELKLQNAQLDNGAWAWFNGGMSNRFITQHIVTGFGHLDKLKAKPSSTVTNQMVSKALQYLDQEFLEEYKDLSKYEKKVDLTTDHLSYSQIHYLYMRSFFPQFEKSEELNEVMTNYNGQIKKYWLSKSLYSKGLMALISFRNNDVSTANSILKSLKENSVNNEELGMYWKENTNSWFWYQAPIETQSLMIEAFSEIGNDVTTVDNLKIWLLKNKQTNSWKTTKATSDATYALLLSGSDWLSVTESVDIELGGKTIDPKTIDGVQFEAGTGYFKTSWNSEEITKEMATVKMTKKGEGIAWASMYWQYFEDLDKITSAETPLQLTKKLFKRTYSDTGEVITQIDNSTGLKVGDLVRVRIELKVDRVMEYIHMQNMRASGLEPIDVISSYQYQDGLGYYQSTKDASTNFFFDYLPKGVYVFEYDLRVNNAGNMSNGITTIQSMYAPEFSSHSEGVRIKVMK, encoded by the coding sequence ATGAAGATTTTTATTAGCATATTAATTCTTGCCTTTACTACTCAAATTGGTTTTTCCCAAAATAATGATTACAGCAAACTTTGGAAAGAAGTAAACAAATTAGAACAGGATGGCCTACCAAAGTCGGCTTTAGAAAAACTGACGGAAATTGAAAAACTGGCGAAAACTGATAAAAATGAACCGCAGCAAATAAAGATTTTGCTTTACAAAAGTAAGTATGCCCAAATCATTGAAGAAGATTCTCAATTAAAGATTATTAGCGATTTTAAATCGCAAATAAAAAAAGCAGATAGCCCAACTAAAAATGTTTTAGAAAGTTATTTGGCAACGATTTACTGGCAATATTTTCAACAGAACCGCTATAAATTTTATAATCGTACTAAAACTACATCTAAAGTTGATTCTACTGACTTTAGAACTTGGGATTTAGAAACGCTTTTTAGCGAAATCGAGATACATTTTCAAAATTCCCTAAAAAATTCAGACCTATTAAAACAGACAAAAGTTGAAGCATTTTCCGATTTGCTCATCGAAGGAAAAGCATCAAAGGAATTTAGACCAACGTTATTTGATTTGCTAGCCCATAACGCCTTGACTTTTTATGAAACCGATGAAAATTCGATTACAAAGCCAGCGAATAAATTTATCATCGATGAGCAGAAATACTTAGAAAAAGCTGAAGTTTTTAAGGACGTTAAAATTATTTCTGCAGACTCGTCATCATCCAAACTAAAAACTTTGATGATATTTCAAGAGTTGATAAAGTTTCATTTTGACGAGAATAATATCCCTGCCCTGATAGACGCCGACATTGATCGTTTGTTATTCGTGAAAAATAATTCAACAATTCTGAATAAGGACGAAGTCTTTATAAATGTGCTTAAAGAATCATCCCAAAAATTTTCTTCTTCAGAATTTTCAGGACTCTACGATTTTGAACTTGCTAAATTTTACATTGAAGGTTCTGAGGATTACAATCCTAAAGAAGCGGTAACTATCTGCAATTCTGTAATAAAGCGATTTCCTAAAAGTTTGGCCGCCCAAAAATGTGAAGTCTTAAAATCGACCATTGAAAAAAGCACATTAATGATTTTGAGCGAGGACTTTTTACCAATTGATAAACCTTCAAAATTACTGGTAAAACATAAGAACCTCAACGAAATTTCTATTCAGATTTATAAGGTGACCAATGAACAGCTAAGAGAATTAGATTCAAAATATAGGACAGATCAGCAAGAATCGTTTTTTAGGAAATTAGATATTTTAAAGACCATAGATTATAAGCTTACCAACGAACTAGATTACAAAGAACATACTACTGAAATTGTCATCCCTGGTTTGGAAAATGGACATTATATTTTCAAAGCTGATACTGATGACGAAAAATCCATATTCGCATTTCAATCTATACAGGTAACGGATTTTGCCTTAGTGGAGAAAAATGAAGATGAAAATTATATTTTTCAAATTATAAACAGATTAAGCGGAGAGCCAATTGTCGACGCTAACATTGCTTTTTCCTACCAAATTAATGGAAATCAACAATTTCAAAATAAATCCTATTCCACCGATAAAAAAGGTCAATTCTTAGTTGAAAAATCTTCTGAAGTTCTAAGAAACATCAAGATTTTGGTTAGTAAGGATAAACAGAAGGCCTACTTTGACAACCTTTATATATACCGGGATAATAATTCTTCTCAACCAGAATCAGAACAATTTGCCACATCAATATTTACAGATAGAAGTATATATCGTCCCGGACAATTCGTTTATTTCAAGGCGATTGCATTTAAAACTATAAATCATAAATCTGAAGTTCTGCCAAACGAAATTCTGCATGCTATACTGCACGATGTTAAAAATCAAGAGGTGAAGAATCTGGAACTAAAGACAAATGAATTCGGTTCTGTTTCGGGTGAATTTATTCTCCCAAACAACGGTTTAACCGGACAGTATTACATTGAGATTAAGGGCGAAAACAAATTGATTACGGCTGAAACATTTTTTTCAGTTGAAGAATATAAACGTCCAAAATTTAAGGCAGAATTTAAGCCAAACGAGCAAACCGTTCAGGTTAATGATTCAGTAACCATGCACGGTAACGCACTTTCTTACGCGGGCAGCGCCATAACCGACGCAAAAGTGGTATACCGGGTTCACCGAAAAGTGCAGCTCCCAATCTGGTATTATTGGTCGAGACCCGCTTATAACAGTGAGCCTCAAGAAATCACTAGAGGAGAAACCACCACGGATTCTGAAGGTAATTTTGAAATCGAATTTAAAGCCATTCCCGACGAAAGTGTGGACAAGAAAAACCTTCCGATTTTTAATTATGAAGTTACCGCAGAAGTAACCGACATTAACGGCGAAACTCGCACTGCAACGACCATCGTAAACGTGGGATACCATACTACTTTAGTAAAGATTATTATGGATGAGCAGTGGCAAAAGTCTAAGAAAGACCAGAAAATCATTGTACAGACTGAAAATTTAAATGGCGAAAAGGTTAAGTCTACCGGAACTTTAAAGATTTATAAATTAATCGCACCTGAGTCTGTTTTGAGAGTTAGACCTTGGGAGGCCCCAGATTATAAGTCATTGACTAAAGAGGAATTTAAAAAACTGTTCCCTTATGAAGCCTATTCCGATGAAGATAAACCTGAAAACTGGGAAAAAGCAGAACTTGTGTTTTCAGAGAAATTCATCTCCAATGATTCTACCGCAATTATTCTTAAAAATCTTGAGAAGTGGGAATCCGGACTATATGTTACGGTAGCCGAAACTGAGGATTCTTACGGTCAGTTAGTAAAAGATGAAAAACGCTTTTATCTAATTGGCAGCAATGACAAGAAAATAGCAGACAATCAATTATTAAAAATAGCTTTAGATAAGGATGATTACAACATAAACGATAAAATTGAGATAACTATTGGTTCAGCTGCCGAAAATCTTGTGGTGACGATTGATGTAGAAAAAGACCATAAAAAAGTAGAGACCCACATCGTCAATTTGAAGGATGAGAAAAAAACCATAACGATTCCTGTCGAAAAGAATGATTTAGGAGGCTTTGCGATTTTGTACAGTTACGCTTATATGAATTATTATGAATCTGGTTCGATGGTCATTTCTGTGCCATATCCTAATTCGGACTTAAAAATTGAGACCATGACATTTCGGGACAAGCTTGAACCGGGTATTGATGAAACTTGGGAATTTAAAATAAAAGGGCCGAAAGATGAAGAAGTTTCTTCAGAGCTTTTGGCTAGTATGTACGATTTATCGTTAGATCAGTTTCGGGAGCATCAATGGTCTTTTGATCCGTTAAATAAACAATCCTATTTTACTTATAATACTAGATCCGCAAATCGTTCATTCGGCACTCAGTATTTTAGGATTATTGATGAAGGACTTAATGCAATGGCTTATCCACAATTAGAATATGATGAGTTGAACTGGTTTGGTTTCAACTTTGGTAATTTTAGGGATGATGATATTAAAATTCGTGGTATGTCTACTCAAGCGGTGCAAGCTCCTGAATCTTTAGAAGAAGATGTAGTTATGGCATTATCAGGTAAGGTTAGCGGCGTAAATATCGGAGACGACGCAATGAATAAGAATTACGATAATCGCGAGGAAGAAAATATTTCCTCAGATAATAAAAATAAGACTAAGACTTCATTCGAAAACATTTCTATCCGTAAAAACCTTGAAGAAACCGCATTCTTCTTTCCACACTTAAAAACCGATAGCGAAGGAAATATTAGTTTTTCATTTAAGACCCCAGAGGCACTAACAAGTTGGAAATTACAACTGTTGGCCCACACTAAAAATCTTGAGTCTAAGGTTACCACCCTACAAACCGTAACCCAAAAAGAGTTGATGGTAATACCAAATGCTCCAAGATTTTTAAGGGAAGGAGACGAGATTGTTATCAGCTCTAAAATCAGTAATCTTTCTGATAAAAATCTTTCTGGAGATGCCACATTAATCCTGACGGATCCATTTACGGGTAACGACATTACAAATCAAATACTTGATTTAACCAGCGGTAGTGAGGTACGGAATTTCTCGGTTGACCAATTTTCTAATTCTGAAGTATCTTGGACTCTGACCGTTCCTAAATCGCTTCAAGCTGTGCAATATAAAATTATTGCCAAAGCTGGAGAATTCAGTGATGGTGAACAAAATGCACTTCCAGTTTTAACGAAAAGAAAACTCGTTACCGAAACCCTTCCTATGTGGGTTAAGAGTAACGAGAGTAGAACTTTTACCTTAGATAAGTTAAAAAATAATACGTCTTCAACTTTAACCAATCATAAATTAACGCTTGAAGTTACTTCAAATCCGGCCTGGTATGCGGTGCAATCCTTGCCGTATTTAATGGAATATCCCTACGATTGCAACGAACAGATATTCTCAAGAATTTACGCAAATTCATTGGCTAGCCATATTGCGAACAGCAACCCTAGAATTAAGGAAGTTTTTGACCAATGGGCTTCAGCAGATGTGTTGATTTCTAATCTTGAAAAAAATGAAGAACTTAAATCAATCCTGATTGAACAAACTCCGTGGGTTCGTGATGCAGCAGATGAGACTGAACAGAAAAAACGCATCGGACTGTTGTTCAATATTAATAAAATGAGCGATGAGCTTACAAATGCAGAGTTGAAACTTCAAAATGCACAGCTAGATAATGGTGCTTGGGCTTGGTTTAATGGCGGAATGTCGAATAGATTTATTACCCAGCACATTGTAACAGGCTTTGGCCACCTTGATAAATTGAAGGCAAAACCATCTTCTACGGTCACAAACCAAATGGTATCTAAAGCACTGCAATATTTAGATCAAGAATTTCTTGAAGAATACAAAGATTTATCCAAATACGAGAAGAAAGTTGATTTAACCACCGACCACCTTAGCTATAGCCAAATCCATTATTTGTATATGCGCAGTTTTTTTCCACAGTTTGAAAAGTCGGAAGAACTTAATGAAGTGATGACCAACTATAATGGACAAATCAAAAAATATTGGCTTTCGAAAAGTCTTTATTCCAAAGGGCTGATGGCTTTAATATCATTTAGGAATAATGATGTTAGCACGGCTAATTCGATATTGAAATCTTTAAAAGAGAACAGCGTTAACAATGAAGAGCTTGGAATGTACTGGAAAGAAAACACAAATTCGTGGTTTTGGTATCAGGCGCCCATAGAAACGCAATCTTTAATGATTGAAGCTTTTTCCGAAATCGGAAATGATGTAACCACGGTCGATAACCTTAAAATTTGGCTTTTAAAGAACAAGCAAACCAACAGCTGGAAAACCACCAAAGCTACATCTGACGCGACTTACGCTCTTTTATTAAGTGGAAGCGATTGGCTTTCGGTAACCGAATCGGTAGATATTGAGTTAGGCGGAAAAACCATTGATCCAAAAACAATTGATGGTGTTCAATTTGAAGCTGGCACAGGTTACTTTAAAACGTCATGGAATTCTGAGGAAATTACCAAAGAGATGGCGACTGTAAAAATGACCAAAAAAGGAGAAGGTATTGCTTGGGCTAGTATGTATTGGCAATATTTTGAGGACTTGGACAAAATCACCTCGGCCGAGACTCCTTTACAACTGACTAAGAAATTATTCAAAAGAACTTATTCTGATACCGGGGAAGTTATCACACAAATTGATAATTCCACAGGATTAAAAGTTGGTGATTTAGTCCGAGTTCGGATAGAATTAAAGGTTGACCGAGTTATGGAATACATCCATATGCAAAATATGAGAGCTTCTGGTCTAGAACCAATAGATGTTATTAGTTCTTATCAGTATCAAGATGGTCTTGGATATTATCAAAGCACTAAGGATGCTTCAACCAATTTCTTTTTTGATTATCTGCCAAAAGGTGTTTATGTTTTTGAATATGATTTACGGGTAAATAATGCTGGTAATATGAGCAATGGCATCACGACCATACAAAGTATGTACGCGCCAGAATTCAGCAGTCATAGCGAAGGAGTAAGGATTAAGGTGATGAAGTAG